In Arachis hypogaea cultivar Tifrunner chromosome 2, arahy.Tifrunner.gnm2.J5K5, whole genome shotgun sequence, a genomic segment contains:
- the LOC112741407 gene encoding myosin-6 produces the protein MAATANPVVGSQVWLEDPEAAWIDGEVLEVKGQDIKVLCTSGKTVVVKVSSVYHKDTEAPPCGVDDMTKLAYLHEPGVLANLRSRYDINEIYTYTGNILIAVNPFIKLPHLYDSHMMAQYKGAGFGELSPHPFAVADAAYRLMINEGISQSILVSGESGAGKTESTKLLMRYLAYMGGRAAVGEGRTVEQKVLESNPVLEAFGNAKTVRNNNSSRFGKFVEIQFDQRGRISGAAIRTYLLERSRVCQLSDPERNYHCFYMLCAAPPEDVKKYKLGNPRTFHYLNQTNCFELEGVDEAKEYHDTRRAMDVVGISSEEQEAIFRVVAAILHLGNIEFTKGQEIDSSTPKDEKSRFHLQTAAELFMCDAKALENSLCKRVIVTRDETITKWLDPESAALSRDALAKIVYTRLFDWLVDKINNSIGQDPESKSLIGVLDIYGFESFKTNSFEQFCINLTNEKLQQHFNQHVFKMEQEEYKKEEIDWSYIEFVDNQDVLDLIEKKPGGIISLLDEACMFPRSTHETFAQKLYQTFKNHKRFSKPKLSRSDFTICHYAGDVTYQTELFLDKNKDYVIAEHQALLYASKCSFVSSLFPPSSEESSKQSKFSSIGSRFKQQLQALLETLSSTEPHYIRCVKPNNLLKPAIFENKNVLQQLRCGGVMEAIRISCAGYPTRKTFDEFVDRFGLLAPEALDRSSDEVSVCKRILEKVGLKGYQIGKTKVFLRAGQMADLDTRRTEILGRSASIIQRKVRTYLAHRSFVLLRLSAIQIQASCRGQLARQVYEGLRQEASSLMIQRYIRMHAARKAYRELYSAAVSIQTGMRGMAARCELNFRKQTKAAIVIQSHCRKYLAQHRFKDLKKAAIATQCAWRGKVARRELRKLKMAARETGALQAAKNKLEKQVEDLTLRLQLEKRMRADMEEAKSQENERLQSALQKMQLQFKETKALLKKEREEAMKREAERVPVIQEIPVVDHGLMEKLTSENEKLKNLVSSLEEKIGETEKRYEEASKVSEERLKQALDAESKIIQLKTAMQRLEEKFLDMESENQVLRQQTLITSSVKPMSEHLSNHVYEKLGNGHHVVEEQKSAESVTPVKMFGTESDSKLRRSYIERQHENVDALVNCVMKNIGFHHGKPVAAFTIYKCLLHWKSFEAERTSVFDRLIQMIGSAIENQDDNDLMAYWLSNTSALLFLLQQSLKSGGASDTTPVKKPPNPTSLFGRMTMGFRSSPSSANLPAPALEVVKKVEAKYPALLFKQQLTAYVEKIYGILRDNLKKELASLLSLCIQAPRTSKGVLRSGRSFGKDSPMGHWQSIIESLNTLLCTLKENFVPPVLIQKIYTQTFSYINVQLFNSLLLRRDCCTFTNGEYVKAGLAELELWCAQAKEEYAGSSWDELKHIRQAVGFLVIHQKYRISYDEIINDLCPIMSVQQLYRICTLYWDANYNTRSVSPDVLSSMRVLMAEDSNNAQSDSFLLDDNSSIPFSVDDLSTALQEKEFSDMKPAEELLENPAFQFLNE, from the exons ATG GCTGCTACTGCCAATCCTGTAGTTGGGTCCCAAGTTTGGTTGGAGGATCCAGAGGCAGCTTGGATAGATGGTGAAGTTTTGGAGGTTAAGGGGCAAGACATCAAAGTCCTTTGCACTTCAGGGAAGACG GTTGTGGTTAAAGTGTCCAGCGTTTATCATAAAGATACTGAAGCTCCACCATGTGGAGTGGATGATATGACAAAGCTTGCTTATCTGCATGAACCTGGTGTCCTAGCTAATCTGAGATCTAGATATGACATCAATGAAATATAT ACGTATACTGGGAATATATTGATTGCTGTGAACCCGTTCATAAAGCTCCCTCATTTATACGATAGCCATATGATGGCACAATATAAAGGAGCAGGTTTTGGCGAGCTAAGTCCACATCCTTTTGCAGTTGCAGATGCAGCATATAG GCTTATGATTAATGAAGGAATCAGTCAGTCAATACTGGTTAGTGGTGAAAGTGGAGCTGGTAAAACAGAAAGCACAAAGTTACTCATGCGCTATCTTGCTTACATGGGAGGTAGAGCTGCTGTTGGTGAAGGTAGGACTGTAGAGCAGAAAGTCCTAGAG TCCAATCCTGTTCTAGAAGCCTTTGGCAATGCAAAGACTGTTAGGAACAATAATTCAAG TCGTTTTGGGAAGTTTGTGGAGATCCAATTTGACCAGAGGGGAAGGATTTCTGGAGCTGCTATTAGAACATATCTGTTGGAAAGATCACGTGTTTGCCAATTGTCAGATCCAGAAAGAAATTATCACTGTTTCTATATGCTGTGTGCTGCACCTCCAGAG GATGTTAAGAAGTACAAATTAGGAAACCCAAGAACATTTCATTATCTAAACCAAACAAATTGCTTTGAGTTGGAAGGAGTTGATGAAGCAAAAGAATATCATGATACAAGGAGAGCAATGGATGTTGTTGGAATAAGTTCTGAGGAGCAG GAAGCAATATTCCGAGTGGTAGCTGCAATTTTGCATCTTGGCAATATTGAATTTACAAAAGGTCAGGAAATTGACTCATCTACGCCCAAAGATGAAAAATCTCGGTTCCATCTACAAACTGCTGCTGAACTTTTCAT GTGTGATGCAAAGGCACTTGAGAATTCTCTTTGCAAGCGAGTGATTGTTACACGTGATGAAACAATTACTAAATGGTTGGATCCAGAATCTGCTGCACTTAGCCGAGATGCTTTGGCTAAGATTGTGTACACGAGGTTGTTTGACTG GCTGGTGgataaaattaataattcaatTGGTCAAGACCCTGAGTCGAAGTCCTTAATCGGTGTGCTGGATATTTATGGTTTTGAAAGTTTCAAGACTAACAG TTTTGAGCAATTTTGTATTAATTTGACCAATGAAAAGCTTCAGCAACACTTTAATCAG CATGTTTTCAAAATGGAGCAAGAAGAATATAAAAAAGAGGAGATTGATTGGAGTTACATTGAGTTTGTTGACAATCAAGATGTCCTGGATCTCATCGAAAAG AAACCTGGTGGCATTATTTCTCTTCTTGATGAAGCTTG CATGTTTCCTAGATCAACACACGAAACTTTTGCCCAGAAGTTGTATCAGACATTCAAAAACCATAAAAGGTTCAGCAAGCCTAAATTGTCACGTAGTGACTTCACAATTTGCCATTATGCTGGTGAT GTGACTTATCAAACGGAATTGTTCCTGGACAAGAACAAAGATTACGTTATTGCAGAACACCAAGCACTTCTTTATGCTTCTAAATGCTCCTTTGTATCGAGTTTGTTTCCCCCCTCGTCTGAGGAGTCATCCAAACAATCAAAGTTCTCTTCAATAGGTTCACGATTCAAG CAACAATTGCAAGCTCTACTTGAAACTCTCAGTTCCACCGAGCCACACTATATTCGTTGCGTAAAACCCAACAATCTTCTTAAGCCTGCAATTTTTGAGAACAAAAATGTTCTGCAGCAACTGCGTTGTGGG GGAGTTATGGAGGCAATTAGAATAAGCTGTGCAGGGTACCCCACTAGAAAAACCTTTGATGAATTTGTGGATCGGTTTGGACTTCTTGCACCTGAAGCACTAGATAGAAG CTCTGATGAGGTTTCTGTATGCAAGAGGATTCTGGAAAAAGTTGGACTTAAAGGTTATCAG ATTGGAAAAACAAAAGTGTTTCTTCGAGCTGGTCAAATGGCTGACTTAGATACTCGTAGAACTGAAATACTAGGAAGATCGGCAAGCATTATTCAGAGGAAAGTTCGTACCTATTTGGCCCACCGAAGTTTTGTATTGCTTCGTTTGTCTGCTATACAGATTCAAGCTTCGTGCAGAG GACAACTTGCTCGACAAGTTTACGAGGGATTGCGGCAAGAGGCTTCTAGTCTGATGATTCAGAGGTATATACGCATGCATGCTGCTAGAAAGGCTTATAGAGAATTGTATAGTGCTGCTGTTTCTATTCAGACTGGTATGCGAGGGATGGCTGCTCGTTGTGAGCTGAACTTTAGGAAGCAGACTAAGGCAGCAATTGTCATTCAG AGCCATTGCCGAAAATATTTGGCACAACATCGTTTTAAGGACTTGAAGAAGGCAGCAATTGCTACACAATGTGCATGGAGAGGAAAAGTTGCTCGCCGAGAGTTACGAAAGCTCAAGATG GCTGCCAGAGAAACTGGAGCACTCCAAGCTGCCAAAAATAAGCTTGAAAAGCAAGTTGAAGATCTTACACTGAGGTTACAGCTGGAAAAACGCATGAGG GCTGACATGGAAGAAGCAAAATCACAAGAAAACGAAAGATTACAGTCTGCTTTGCAAAAGATGCAACTGCAATTTAAAGAGACTAAGGCACTTCTTAAGAAGGAGCGTGAAGAGGCTATGAAAAGAGAGGCAGAGAGAGTACCTGTCATACAGGAGATTCCGGTTGTTGACCATGGTTTGATGGAAAAGTTAACTAGTGAAAATGAGAAACTCAAG AACTTGGTGAGCTCTCTGGAAGAGAAAATTGGTGAAACAGAAAAGAGGTATGAAGAGGCAAGCAAAGTCAGtgaagaaaggttgaagcaagctTTGGATGCTGAATCAAAAATAATCCAGTTGAAGACTGCAATGCAAAG GCTTGAAGAGAAATTCTTAGATATGGAATCGGAAAACCAGGTTCTTCGGCAACAAACTCTGATAACGTCATCTGTAAAACCAATGTCAGAGCACCTTTCCAATCATGTTTACGAG AAGTTGGGCAATGGTCATCATGTGGTAGAAGAGCAGAAATCTGCT GAGAGTGTTACACCTGTTAAAATGTTTGGTACAGAATCTGATAGCAAATTGAGGAGATCCTACATTGAACGTCAACAT GAGAATGTTGATGCTCTTGTAAACTGTGTAATGAAGAATATTGGCTTCCATCATGGAAAGCCTGTTGCTGCATTCACCATTTACAAATGCCTGCTCCACTGGAAATCATTTGAAGCTGAAAGAACTAGTGTATTTGACCGTCTTATCCAGATGATAGGTTCTGCAATTGAG AATCAAGATGACAATGATCTTATGGCCTATTGGTTGTCAAATACATCTGCATTATTGTTTTTGCTCCAACAAAGTTTGAAGTCCGGGGGTGCAAGTGATACCACCCCAGTTAAAAAACCACCTAATCCAACATCCCTCTTTGGAAGAATGACTATG GGTTTTCGCTCGTCCCCTTCTTCAGCCAACCTTCCGGCCCCAGCATTAGAGGTTGTAAAGAAGGTTGAAGCTAAATACCCTGCTTTGCTGTTCAAGCAGCAGCTCACAGCCTATGTAGAAAAAATATATGGTATCCTTCGGGACAACTTGAAAAAGGAGTTGGCATCGTTGCTTTCATTATGTATACAG GCCCCAAGAACATCAAAGGGAGTGTTACGGTCTGGCCGATCCTTTGGCAAAGATTCTCCCATGGGTCACTGGCAAAGTATTATTGAATCCCTCAACACCCTCCTATGTACTTTGAAAGAGAACTTC GTGCCTCCAGTCCTAATCCAAAAGATCTACACTCAAACATTCTCATATATTAATGTTCAACTCTTCAACAG TCTTCTTCTACGTCGGGACTGTTGCACATTCACCAATGGAGAATATGTGAAAGCTGGTTTAGCAGAATTGGAGTTGTGGTGTGCTCAAGCAAAGGAGGag TATGCAGGTTCATCTTGGGACGAGCTTAAGCACATCAGACAGGCAGTTGGGTTCTTG GTTATTCATCAGAAGTACAGGATTTCCTATGATGAAATCATTAACGATTTATGCCCT ATCATGAGTGTCCAGCAGCTATATAGAATATGTACACTTTACTGGGATGCTAACTACAATACTCGAAGCGTTTCTCCGGAC GTCCTTTCTAGCATGAGGGTGCTTATGGCCGAGGATTCGAATAATGCTCAAAGTGATTCTTTCTTGTTGGATGACAATTCCAG taTTCCCTTCTCAGTGGATGACCTTTCTACAGCACTCCAAGAGAAGGAATTCTCAGACATGAAACCAGCAGAAGAGCTTCTTGAGAACCCTGCCTTCCAATTTTTAAATGAGTAG